From Paenibacillus sp. PK3_47, the proteins below share one genomic window:
- a CDS encoding UvrD-helicase domain-containing protein, with the protein MNKLLFHNIPLGASGERIPQAAVASARTSREMVKPEDADAAYFRRLEEGGILLNQPQIAAVRHFQGPLLTLAGAGSGKTSVLICRTGYLLSVRGIAPGRLLLLTFSSKAAAEMRERIALLPGVSKDDAARLQARTFHSFFLYFLRRQGLQQDIFSETRRQHILLKQIMRELGLPKDAYPPETLLALLSSCKMNMGEPEELPENTPAEQEMKAILLRYEQWKTDHFKMDFDDVLLFAYRMLKQQPVLLQELQQKYQYVMVDEFQDTNALQYELVKMIAYPQQNLMVVGDDDQTIYSFNGARSEFILEFEKLYKNAKVITLDINYRSGPAIVGLGNGIIRHNTRRRSKTLQAARGTGRQPRYFRPQTADEEAEQIIEHIISEVSSGDREYRDFALLYRASSSNRAILERLLLRDVPYVDYGEGQLLYEHWLISPVLDHLRLSMNRRDFAAMENILPTLYMNREKGMEHIRRMEAVQPKQGPLIHLLSLPGMEDFKGAKLRERLELIRGLAGVTPLQAIRQIRTKFYDHFIEANERHQATLHRETLKEMLDELEASAERFSSIPVFLEFIDNITERSELSRQPGLKEQGNRVALMTIHKSKGLEFPVVFLIGASEGILPHSSALESERLKERKPARSGAVVVDKAAANAAMAALEEERRLAYVAVTRAREELFISSPARHRGKKAEVSRFMLSAFRSAAPASAPSAASGPRSRPAAAVRPGGRPSGTRTHTVPVWNCASAACKGWTRMKAGGAEDHLSSKPCPLCSSPMEKSTREVPV; encoded by the coding sequence ATGAACAAGCTTTTATTTCATAATATACCGCTGGGCGCCAGCGGCGAACGCATCCCCCAGGCCGCGGTAGCGTCGGCACGGACCAGCCGCGAAATGGTAAAACCGGAGGATGCCGATGCCGCTTACTTCCGCAGGCTGGAGGAAGGCGGAATTCTGCTGAACCAGCCGCAGATCGCCGCCGTCCGGCATTTCCAGGGACCGCTGCTGACCCTGGCCGGAGCCGGCTCCGGTAAAACCTCGGTGCTGATCTGCAGAACCGGTTATTTGCTGTCTGTGCGCGGCATTGCGCCAGGCCGGCTGCTGCTGCTGACCTTCTCCAGCAAGGCAGCAGCGGAAATGCGCGAGCGGATCGCCCTGCTGCCGGGCGTGAGCAAGGACGATGCTGCCCGGCTGCAGGCCCGCACCTTCCATTCCTTCTTCCTGTACTTCCTGCGCCGCCAGGGGCTGCAGCAGGATATCTTCTCTGAGACCCGGCGCCAGCACATTCTGCTGAAGCAGATTATGCGGGAGCTTGGCCTGCCGAAGGACGCCTATCCCCCGGAGACGCTGCTTGCCCTGCTCTCCTCCTGCAAAATGAATATGGGTGAACCGGAGGAACTGCCGGAGAATACGCCGGCCGAGCAGGAAATGAAGGCCATTCTGCTGCGTTATGAGCAGTGGAAAACCGATCATTTCAAAATGGATTTTGATGATGTGCTGCTGTTCGCCTACCGGATGCTTAAACAGCAGCCTGTCCTGCTGCAGGAGCTGCAGCAGAAATATCAATATGTAATGGTGGATGAGTTCCAGGATACGAATGCGCTGCAATATGAACTCGTCAAAATGATTGCCTACCCGCAGCAGAATCTGATGGTGGTCGGCGATGATGACCAGACGATCTACTCCTTTAACGGGGCACGCAGCGAGTTCATTCTGGAGTTCGAGAAGCTGTACAAGAATGCTAAGGTGATCACTCTGGACATCAATTACCGTTCAGGACCGGCGATTGTCGGTCTGGGCAACGGGATTATCCGCCATAACACGCGGCGGCGCTCCAAGACCCTGCAGGCGGCAAGGGGCACCGGCCGCCAGCCCCGATATTTCCGCCCGCAGACTGCAGACGAGGAAGCCGAGCAGATTATTGAGCATATCATCAGCGAGGTCAGCAGCGGAGACAGGGAATACCGTGACTTCGCCCTGCTGTACCGGGCATCCAGCAGCAACCGGGCCATTCTGGAGCGCCTGCTGCTGCGGGATGTTCCCTATGTTGATTACGGGGAAGGCCAGCTGCTGTATGAGCACTGGCTCATTTCACCTGTACTGGACCATCTGCGGCTGTCGATGAACCGGCGTGATTTCGCCGCCATGGAGAACATCCTGCCGACGCTGTACATGAACCGGGAGAAAGGGATGGAGCACATCCGCCGGATGGAGGCAGTCCAGCCGAAGCAGGGACCGCTGATCCATCTGCTCTCGCTGCCGGGGATGGAGGATTTCAAGGGCGCGAAGCTGCGGGAACGGCTGGAGCTGATCCGCGGACTTGCCGGTGTAACTCCGCTGCAGGCGATCCGCCAGATCCGCACGAAATTTTATGATCATTTCATTGAAGCCAATGAGCGCCATCAGGCTACCCTGCACCGGGAGACGCTGAAGGAAATGCTGGACGAGCTTGAAGCTTCGGCGGAGCGGTTCAGCAGCATTCCCGTCTTTCTGGAGTTCATCGATAATATTACCGAGCGCAGCGAACTGAGCCGCCAGCCCGGTCTCAAGGAGCAGGGCAACCGGGTAGCCCTGATGACCATCCATAAATCCAAGGGACTGGAATTCCCCGTAGTCTTTCTGATCGGGGCCTCCGAAGGCATTCTTCCGCACAGCTCTGCGCTGGAGAGCGAACGGCTGAAGGAGCGGAAACCGGCCAGGTCCGGAGCCGTAGTAGTCGACAAGGCTGCGGCAAATGCTGCCATGGCGGCGCTGGAGGAGGAGCGCAGACTGGCTTACGTAGCGGTTACAAGAGCCCGGGAGGAGCTGTTCATCAGCTCCCCGGCAAGACACCGCGGCAAAAAGGCGGAAGTCTCCCGCTTCATGCTCTCCGCTTTCCGTTCAGCTGCACCAGCCTCCGCTCCTTCCGCAGCGTCGGGCCCCCGCAGCCGGCCGGCGGCGGCGGTACGGCCAGGGGGCAGGCCTTCCGGAACAAGAACCCACACTGTTCCCGTCTGGAACTGCGCCAGCGCAGCCTGCAAGGGCTGGACCCGGATGAAGGCCGGCGGGGCCGAGGACCATCTGTCCTCCAAGCCCTGTCCGCTCTGCAGCTCCCCCATGGAGAAGAGCACCCGGGAGGTTCCTGTGTAG
- a CDS encoding DUF445 domain-containing protein, which yields MKSRNLATISLAFMACGFLITLFLPENLAVILLRGGFEAGLVGGIADWFAVTALFRHPLGLKIPHTSLLLKNRDKIVQSLISAMETELLNKQSIENKLGKIKFVRLGSTMLTKFLARRKVRTEILQQARAVVLRLPVEKAVPYLQSAAADYLRQAELGTAADTILTRLMNDGKDVAALDYALEGISGWSSRPETKALLGRIASEKLAEVKLGGLKGMAFQAFVGFVDADMLGEMLQGMLQSGIRDFREEDSPYREQVIREIRVALFQLVNDESKIAQLKEWALGELQGEAAGEFVQQQLELLRGKAVTLLDEESAAGGRRLFSLYAMLVRRISREQEWIQSWEDRIRGSLLSFVEANHYRIGVLVKENLDQMDDATLVDMLESKVGKDLQWIRVNGAVCGFVVGLVLTVAQLF from the coding sequence ATGAAATCCAGGAATTTAGCTACTATATCGCTTGCCTTTATGGCCTGCGGTTTTCTGATTACCCTGTTTTTACCGGAGAATCTGGCAGTCATTCTGCTGAGAGGAGGCTTCGAGGCGGGGCTTGTCGGCGGGATCGCCGACTGGTTTGCAGTTACCGCATTGTTCCGTCATCCGCTGGGCCTGAAGATACCGCATACTTCACTTCTGCTCAAGAACCGGGATAAGATTGTGCAGTCACTGATCTCGGCCATGGAGACTGAACTGCTGAACAAGCAGAGCATTGAGAACAAGCTGGGCAAAATCAAATTTGTCAGGCTCGGCAGCACAATGCTTACGAAGTTTCTGGCGAGAAGAAAGGTCAGAACTGAAATTTTGCAGCAGGCCCGTGCTGTAGTGCTCCGGCTTCCGGTAGAGAAGGCGGTGCCTTACCTCCAATCAGCCGCAGCGGATTACCTCCGCCAAGCTGAGCTTGGTACTGCGGCTGATACGATCCTTACCAGACTGATGAATGACGGCAAGGATGTTGCCGCACTGGATTACGCGCTTGAAGGGATTTCGGGCTGGAGCAGCCGTCCTGAAACGAAAGCCCTGCTTGGCAGGATCGCCAGTGAAAAGCTGGCGGAAGTGAAGCTCGGAGGACTCAAGGGCATGGCTTTTCAGGCTTTTGTCGGATTTGTGGATGCCGATATGCTGGGAGAAATGCTCCAGGGCATGCTGCAGTCCGGAATCCGTGATTTCCGTGAGGAGGACAGCCCGTACCGTGAGCAGGTCATCCGGGAAATCCGTGTTGCCCTGTTCCAGCTGGTGAACGATGAGTCTAAGATTGCACAGCTCAAGGAGTGGGCGCTCGGCGAGCTTCAGGGAGAAGCGGCAGGAGAGTTCGTGCAGCAGCAGCTGGAACTGCTCCGCGGCAAAGCCGTTACATTGCTGGATGAAGAAAGCGCTGCTGGGGGCCGCAGGCTGTTCTCGCTGTACGCCATGCTTGTTCGCCGCATCAGCAGGGAGCAGGAATGGATTCAGAGCTGGGAAGACCGGATCCGCGGCTCGCTCCTTTCCTTTGTCGAAGCCAATCACTACCGGATCGGAGTTCTGGTCAAAGAAAACCTTGATCAGATGGACGATGCAACCCTGGTGGACATGCTGGAGAGCAAGGTGGGCAAGGATCTGCAGTGGATTCGTGTCAACGGCGCAGTTTGCGGCTTTGTAGTAGGCCTTGTGCTTACGGTAGCCCAGCTGTTTTAA
- a CDS encoding P-II family nitrogen regulator has translation MLMIKAIIRPEKADEVMAELMLAGFPSISKMDLLGRGKQKGIQVGTNHYNQISKKMLMIVINDDEKEDVISIIMRTARTGEQGSFGDGKIFVLPVLEAFTISNGKNLL, from the coding sequence ATGTTAATGATTAAGGCAATCATCAGGCCCGAGAAGGCGGATGAAGTTATGGCGGAATTGATGCTCGCGGGCTTTCCCTCGATCAGCAAGATGGATCTGCTGGGACGCGGCAAACAGAAGGGCATTCAGGTGGGAACCAACCACTACAATCAAATCTCCAAAAAGATGCTGATGATCGTAATCAATGATGATGAGAAGGAGGATGTCATCAGCATTATCATGAGAACCGCGCGGACCGGTGAACAAGGTTCCTTCGGTGACGGCAAAATCTTTGTACTCCCGGTGCTGGAGGCCTTCACCATCAGTAACGGTAAAAATCTGCTGTAG
- a CDS encoding glycosyltransferase family 4 protein: MHICIIAPEQFPVPGNGSVEICIWAIARKLARRHKVTVLSRKSPGLPESAELEQVRICRLPSGSPARYEASVLTFLEKESFDVIQIDNRPLLMAAVKRQHPRTPVLLFLHSLTFVPAESRIARSLARADIIAVNSRSLQHKLGRRFPGLSRKLSVVPLGADLSRFTPLEAAERQRLRRHYGLPAVFTVLFVGRLIPRKGVPVLIRATALLNKRLPAHLIIAGHGKPKYVRRLKLMARRLGVSATFTGNINHEDIHGLYQAADCFVCPSQRHESFGLVNVEAMASGLPVIASSNGGIREIIESGRNGYLVEHYREAAPFARTILRIARNQGLAAKIGMQGRSDALRTFEWQHTAQQLEERYRSILPQKQGSQQ, encoded by the coding sequence ATGCATATTTGTATCATAGCGCCGGAGCAGTTTCCGGTACCGGGCAACGGTTCGGTGGAGATCTGCATCTGGGCGATTGCCAGGAAGCTGGCCCGCAGGCACAAAGTAACTGTTCTGAGCCGGAAATCACCGGGACTGCCTGAATCGGCCGAGCTGGAGCAGGTGAGAATCTGCCGCTTGCCTTCAGGCAGCCCCGCCCGTTATGAAGCTTCTGTCCTTACATTTCTGGAGAAGGAATCCTTCGATGTCATCCAGATTGATAACCGTCCGCTGCTGATGGCAGCCGTGAAACGGCAGCATCCCCGGACCCCTGTGCTGCTCTTCCTTCACTCGCTGACATTCGTGCCCGCGGAATCCAGAATTGCCCGCAGTCTTGCCAGAGCTGACATTATTGCCGTCAACAGCCGCTCGCTGCAGCATAAGCTTGGCCGCCGTTTTCCCGGCCTCAGCAGGAAGCTCAGCGTGGTCCCGCTCGGCGCAGACCTGAGCCGCTTCACCCCTCTTGAAGCCGCAGAGCGGCAGCGGCTCCGCAGGCACTACGGGCTTCCTGCAGTATTCACCGTACTGTTTGTCGGCCGGTTAATCCCGCGCAAAGGCGTTCCAGTGCTGATCCGGGCTACAGCCCTTCTAAATAAGCGCCTGCCGGCCCATCTGATTATTGCCGGACACGGCAAGCCCAAATATGTGCGGCGGCTGAAATTAATGGCCCGGAGACTGGGCGTATCCGCGACTTTTACAGGCAATATCAACCATGAGGATATTCACGGCCTGTATCAGGCTGCCGACTGCTTCGTCTGCCCTTCCCAGAGACATGAATCCTTTGGTCTCGTAAATGTGGAGGCTATGGCCTCGGGGCTGCCGGTCATTGCTTCAAGTAACGGAGGCATCCGCGAGATCATTGAGTCGGGCCGAAACGGTTATCTGGTTGAGCATTACCGTGAGGCAGCCCCTTTTGCCAGAACGATACTTCGGATTGCACGCAATCAGGGGCTGGCGGCAAAGATTGGCATGCAGGGGCGCAGCGACGCGCTGCGGACCTTCGAGTGGCAGCATACCGCTCAGCAGCTGGAGGAACGTTACCGTTCCATTTTGCCGCAGAAGCAGGGGAGTCAGCAGTAA
- a CDS encoding ABC transporter ATP-binding protein, with the protein MALTARQNAIHIEQLRKSYSEPAAGDVHYIIKDVNLVIKGGEFFVLLGPSGCGKSTLLNMIAGFVSKSGGNLRVDNVEVNKPGRDRAVVFQQADSSLFPWLTVRENVEFGLRMKKTPKGERRSISDRYIGLVGLKGHEEKYPKELSGGMKQRVQLARVLANDPAILLMDEPFGALDAMTRRTMQKELVNIWRETHKTVIFVTHDIQEALLLGERIGIMSVGPSSNITDIYDNTLPFPRDVASPEFYSLYNQIQGHFEE; encoded by the coding sequence ATGGCTTTAACTGCCAGGCAGAATGCCATCCATATCGAGCAGCTGCGCAAAAGCTACAGCGAACCTGCAGCCGGAGACGTCCATTACATTATCAAAGATGTCAATCTTGTGATTAAAGGCGGGGAGTTTTTCGTACTGCTCGGCCCGAGCGGCTGCGGAAAATCGACACTGCTGAATATGATTGCCGGGTTCGTCTCCAAATCTGGAGGCAACCTGCGGGTGGATAATGTGGAAGTGAACAAACCCGGACGGGACCGTGCCGTTGTATTCCAGCAGGCGGACTCTTCCCTGTTCCCGTGGCTGACCGTGCGTGAGAACGTGGAGTTCGGACTGCGGATGAAAAAGACGCCCAAAGGCGAGCGGCGCAGCATTTCGGACCGGTATATCGGTCTGGTCGGCTTAAAAGGCCATGAGGAGAAATACCCCAAGGAGCTGTCAGGCGGCATGAAGCAGCGTGTGCAGCTGGCGCGGGTGCTGGCGAACGATCCGGCCATTCTGCTGATGGATGAACCGTTCGGTGCGCTGGATGCAATGACCCGGCGGACGATGCAGAAGGAGCTCGTGAACATTTGGCGCGAGACGCACAAGACCGTAATTTTTGTGACCCATGATATCCAGGAGGCACTGCTGCTTGGTGAACGGATCGGCATTATGTCTGTCGGCCCATCCTCGAACATTACCGATATTTACGACAACACGCTGCCTTTTCCGCGGGATGTCGCCTCACCGGAGTTCTACTCGCTGTACAACCAAATTCAGGGCCATTTCGAAGAATAG
- a CDS encoding aryl-sulfate sulfotransferase → MGHSTIYPTGATVFNPAKAWSGYTVYQAGEEGVVLIDMNGKEVHLWKGLLGFPAKILPGGYVLGSTGRRDPKFGIQDNVDLVQVDWDGNIVWKFNGYEHIEDPGYEPLWYARQHHDYQREGNPVGYYAPGLEPKVHSGKTLILAHKNLHNHEISNKELLDDTIIEVDWEGNITWEWQASDHFAELGFDEAARNVLFRDPNTRSFGHLGGGVGDWLHINSASYVGPNKFYDNGDERFHPDNIIWDAREANIIAITDRATGAIVWRLGPDYSLPEVKHIGWIIGQHHAHIIPKGLPGEGNLLVFDNGGWGGYGLPNPASPYGQKNAVRDHSRILEINPVTFEIEWQYTSAEAGFSVPTDSYKFYSPYISSAQRLPNGNTLITEGSNGRLFEVTAEHEIVWEYISPYTDRRNTNMVYRSYRVPYTWVPQIEKPQETAIDPIDVTTFRVPGAAPKGSDSVVSVATTLPFVEGAACVATADEGVLQNKG, encoded by the coding sequence AACCCGGCCAAGGCATGGAGCGGCTATACCGTCTATCAGGCAGGCGAAGAGGGAGTCGTGCTGATCGATATGAACGGCAAAGAGGTGCATCTGTGGAAGGGACTGCTGGGTTTCCCGGCCAAAATCCTCCCCGGAGGCTACGTGCTGGGCAGCACGGGCAGAAGAGATCCAAAGTTCGGCATCCAGGATAATGTCGATCTGGTGCAGGTGGATTGGGACGGCAATATTGTCTGGAAGTTTAACGGCTATGAGCACATTGAGGACCCCGGCTATGAACCGCTGTGGTATGCCCGCCAGCATCATGACTATCAGCGGGAAGGCAATCCGGTAGGCTACTATGCCCCTGGCCTTGAACCTAAAGTACACAGCGGCAAAACGCTGATCCTCGCCCACAAGAATCTGCATAATCATGAAATCTCCAATAAAGAGCTGCTGGATGACACGATTATCGAAGTGGACTGGGAAGGAAATATCACCTGGGAGTGGCAGGCCAGCGATCACTTTGCCGAGCTCGGGTTTGATGAAGCGGCCCGCAATGTATTGTTCCGCGATCCCAACACCCGTTCCTTCGGTCACTTGGGCGGCGGTGTAGGCGACTGGCTGCATATTAACTCGGCTTCCTATGTAGGACCGAATAAATTTTATGATAACGGAGACGAGCGTTTCCACCCGGACAACATTATCTGGGATGCCCGTGAAGCGAACATTATCGCCATCACCGACAGAGCGACGGGAGCCATTGTCTGGCGGCTTGGACCGGACTACTCCCTGCCTGAGGTGAAGCATATCGGCTGGATTATCGGCCAGCATCATGCCCATATCATTCCGAAGGGCCTGCCGGGTGAAGGCAACCTGCTCGTATTTGATAACGGCGGCTGGGGCGGTTACGGACTGCCGAACCCTGCATCCCCTTATGGCCAGAAAAATGCAGTACGCGACCACTCGCGGATTCTGGAGATCAACCCGGTAACGTTCGAGATCGAGTGGCAGTACACTTCGGCGGAAGCCGGATTCTCTGTCCCTACCGACTCCTATAAATTTTACAGTCCGTACATCAGCTCGGCCCAGCGCCTTCCGAACGGCAATACGCTGATTACAGAAGGCTCAAACGGCAGACTGTTCGAGGTTACAGCAGAGCATGAAATCGTCTGGGAGTATATCTCTCCTTACACAGACCGCAGAAATACGAATATGGTCTACCGTTCCTACCGTGTGCCTTATACGTGGGTACCGCAGATCGAGAAGCCGCAGGAAACCGCAATTGATCCGATAGATGTAACCACCTTCAGAGTACCGGGTGCCGCGCCGAAGGGCTCGGATTCTGTAGTAAGTGTAGCGACCACGCTGCCGTTTGTGGAGGGAGCCGCCTGTGTCGCTACGGCAGATGAGGGTGTCCTTCAGAACAAAGGTTAG
- a CDS encoding ABC transporter substrate-binding protein, whose translation MKKTGTWYSSAFLLLSLSLVVILSGCSSKGDAAASEGAAGSQPAALKIKIADTNTNPVFRVAADKGFFKNHGIDAEIITFASPAEGVNALFIKQVDVAYGADFPVLNAVSKGGYSIIASAGQATDQAAAAWKLYVRDEIKSAADLKGKNLSFIRGTFIPYLWDEYLKEQGVALSDVTLTGQGGFDEAFIALKQGDIDAAWVIGSALVDKLAALEGVHELSDMSKTPVRLGMGIVSGDEFIKGNPEGIGAFLAAVDEASTYAQEHPEEVAELMYREVKQPKENTLKDLPLNPWIIGFTPAAYESLAGQKKYMIEAGIIEKDFDLESTIHLEPLKQVLPDTVTYGN comes from the coding sequence TTGAAAAAAACAGGAACATGGTATAGTTCAGCCTTTCTGCTCTTATCCTTATCACTTGTTGTTATTCTGTCCGGCTGCAGCTCCAAGGGAGATGCGGCGGCTTCTGAAGGAGCTGCAGGCAGCCAGCCCGCAGCCTTAAAGATTAAAATCGCCGACACCAACACCAACCCGGTTTTCCGGGTTGCGGCGGATAAGGGATTTTTCAAAAACCATGGCATTGACGCGGAAATCATCACTTTCGCATCTCCGGCAGAGGGCGTAAACGCCCTGTTTATCAAACAGGTGGATGTAGCGTACGGTGCAGATTTTCCGGTGCTGAATGCAGTGTCGAAGGGCGGATATTCCATTATTGCTTCCGCAGGCCAGGCTACAGATCAGGCCGCTGCAGCCTGGAAGCTTTACGTAAGGGATGAAATCAAGTCTGCGGCAGATCTGAAGGGCAAGAACCTCAGCTTTATCCGGGGAACCTTTATTCCGTATCTGTGGGATGAGTATCTGAAAGAGCAGGGGGTTGCACTAAGCGACGTAACTCTGACTGGTCAGGGCGGTTTTGATGAAGCCTTTATTGCGCTCAAGCAGGGTGACATTGATGCGGCCTGGGTGATCGGTTCGGCGCTCGTTGACAAGCTCGCTGCGCTGGAAGGCGTGCATGAGCTGAGCGATATGTCCAAAACCCCTGTGCGGCTCGGTATGGGAATTGTAAGCGGAGATGAATTTATTAAAGGAAATCCGGAAGGGATCGGCGCATTCCTGGCAGCGGTGGATGAAGCCTCAACTTATGCCCAGGAGCATCCTGAGGAAGTGGCAGAGCTGATGTACAGGGAAGTGAAGCAGCCGAAGGAGAATACGCTGAAGGATCTGCCTTTAAATCCATGGATCATCGGCTTCACCCCCGCAGCTTATGAAAGTCTGGCCGGCCAGAAGAAATACATGATCGAAGCGGGAATCATCGAGAAGGATTTTGATCTGGAGAGCACCATTCATCTGGAGCCGCTGAAGCAGGTGCTGCCGGATACAGTGACTTACGGTAATTAA
- a CDS encoding ABC transporter permease — protein sequence MKWIEKKWVSVTLLWLAALCIWQLGALIYGPDVIPGPWATLQGGRELIADGTLMQYIGISFYRVLVGWVLGSLLAIPVGLIIGKVHVIRIFAEPFLNFIRFIPPIAFITLFLVWFGIGEQSKIALIMYATFFIVVLNTLTGVMSVEEDKIRSARSMGASEWQILLHVIVPATTPYIFTGVRLAMGTSYMAIIGAEMIASNEGVGYLIWNSRLFFRTDWIFVGLFCLGFMGFFTDRLFNWFGRKVLYRYGVVSAAARKR from the coding sequence ATGAAGTGGATTGAGAAAAAATGGGTTTCCGTCACGCTGCTGTGGCTGGCCGCACTCTGCATCTGGCAGCTTGGCGCGCTGATCTACGGACCTGACGTCATTCCCGGACCCTGGGCTACGCTCCAGGGCGGACGGGAGCTGATTGCGGACGGGACGCTCATGCAGTATATCGGAATCAGCTTTTACCGTGTGCTGGTCGGGTGGGTGCTGGGCAGTCTGCTGGCCATTCCTGTAGGTCTGATTATCGGAAAGGTCCATGTGATCCGTATTTTCGCGGAGCCGTTCCTGAATTTTATCCGGTTCATTCCGCCGATCGCCTTCATCACGCTGTTCCTGGTCTGGTTCGGCATCGGGGAGCAGTCCAAAATCGCGCTGATCATGTACGCAACCTTCTTCATTGTCGTGCTGAATACGCTGACTGGCGTTATGTCTGTCGAGGAGGATAAAATCCGTTCCGCCCGCAGTATGGGGGCAAGCGAGTGGCAGATTCTGCTGCACGTCATTGTTCCGGCTACGACCCCGTATATTTTTACCGGTGTGCGTCTGGCTATGGGGACTTCCTATATGGCGATTATCGGGGCGGAAATGATTGCTTCCAACGAAGGTGTAGGCTATCTCATCTGGAATTCGCGGCTGTTTTTCCGGACGGACTGGATTTTTGTCGGGCTGTTCTGCCTGGGTTTTATGGGCTTTTTTACAGACCGGCTGTTCAATTGGTTCGGCCGCAAGGTGCTGTACCGTTACGGTGTGGTTAGTGCGGCGGCGCGGAAGCGGTAG
- a CDS encoding Imm30 family immunity protein yields MIMYPGIAQLYENRLLRTELEFERFDQALEGLAGNMEDDVIRQIFKVFDDETEQEEVMFSLVHFVESYQQEMYLTQLLESLPDMLETARNWAIILNKRILNEDHWLKDYAAIASGMPPQVQRSLAFLLEEIKEENPRRFERKANYILSRIK; encoded by the coding sequence ATGATCATGTATCCCGGAATTGCCCAGCTGTATGAGAACCGGCTGCTGCGTACGGAGCTTGAATTCGAGCGGTTTGATCAGGCACTGGAGGGTCTGGCCGGTAATATGGAGGATGACGTCATCCGGCAGATTTTCAAAGTGTTCGACGACGAAACCGAGCAGGAGGAGGTTATGTTCAGCCTCGTGCATTTTGTAGAGAGCTACCAGCAGGAAATGTATCTGACCCAGCTGCTGGAGTCGCTGCCGGATATGCTGGAAACGGCCCGCAACTGGGCCATTATTTTGAACAAGAGAATACTGAATGAAGACCACTGGCTCAAGGACTACGCCGCTATTGCCAGCGGCATGCCGCCGCAGGTACAACGGAGCCTCGCCTTTCTGCTGGAGGAAATCAAAGAGGAGAATCCCCGCAGGTTCGAGCGTAAGGCCAATTACATTCTTAGCAGGATAAAATAG
- a CDS encoding Cof-type HAD-IIB family hydrolase, with product MLIALDMDGTLLNEEGNISPENREAIVQAQKLGHIVMIATGRSYMDAERQLRLADLECPVVSLNGAVVTLPDRTIAASKPLNKEDIIPALRWMNEIPDLYYEVYTEDNVYVELNKRVRLEKLSSLSDEEVPEEVSWLLKAMIDQQFQQAAVTYVESMEEIWSKEENVIYKTLAFSLNRELLKEASTRFAAIPGLIITASHVNNIEVNHQDANKGAAVGMLAAHFGIPPEQVAVMGDSYNDLPMFEMAGYKIAMENAAPILKETADFITLSNAEHGVAAGLRHLLEKQQDPEGKVQ from the coding sequence ATGCTGATTGCACTTGATATGGATGGAACACTGCTGAATGAGGAGGGCAATATTAGCCCCGAGAACCGGGAAGCCATTGTTCAGGCACAGAAGCTGGGGCATATTGTAATGATCGCCACCGGACGCTCATATATGGATGCTGAACGGCAGCTGCGGCTGGCAGACCTGGAATGCCCTGTAGTCAGCCTGAACGGAGCGGTAGTGACACTGCCTGACCGGACTATCGCGGCGAGCAAGCCGCTGAACAAAGAAGACATCATTCCTGCACTGCGCTGGATGAATGAAATACCCGATTTGTATTACGAGGTGTATACCGAAGACAATGTGTATGTAGAGCTTAACAAGCGGGTAAGGCTGGAGAAGTTATCCTCGCTGAGCGATGAAGAGGTACCCGAAGAAGTCAGCTGGCTGCTGAAGGCGATGATCGACCAGCAGTTTCAGCAGGCCGCTGTTACCTATGTAGAGAGCATGGAAGAGATTTGGAGCAAAGAGGAGAACGTCATCTATAAAACGCTGGCTTTTTCATTGAACCGGGAGCTGCTGAAGGAAGCCTCGACACGGTTTGCGGCCATTCCCGGCCTGATCATCACCGCATCCCATGTGAACAATATTGAAGTCAACCATCAGGATGCTAATAAAGGCGCCGCTGTCGGCATGCTTGCCGCCCATTTCGGCATCCCGCCGGAACAGGTGGCCGTAATGGGCGACAGCTACAACGATCTGCCGATGTTTGAAATGGCCGGTTATAAAATTGCGATGGAGAATGCCGCTCCGATTCTCAAGGAAACCGCCGATTTCATTACACTGAGCAATGCAGAGCATGGTGTCGCCGCCGGACTGCGGCATCTTCTGGAGAAGCAGCAGGACCCGGAAGGTAAGGTTCAATGA